A genome region from Chelonia mydas isolate rCheMyd1 chromosome 24, rCheMyd1.pri.v2, whole genome shotgun sequence includes the following:
- the LOC102947924 gene encoding cathepsin S-like isoform X2 has product MASNTATRWGLCSCGFEVGEGDFHHHLPSGQQKEEGERRVTWEKNLKLVMLHNLEHSLGLHSYELGMNHLADMTSEEVAALLTGVKIPHPPDRNSTYKPRPGSQVPDSMDWRDKGCVTDVKNQGPCGACWAFSAVGALEAQVKLKTGNLVSLSAQNLVDCTSMYGNQGCSGGFMTQAFQYIIDNGGIDSDASYPYTAQNGTCHYNPATRAATCSKFVELPYADEAALKDAIANIGPVSVIIDAKQPSFFLYRSGVYDDPRCTLETNHAVLVIGYGTLDGKDFWLVKNSWGVKFGDKGYIRMSRNKRNQCGIASYGSYPQI; this is encoded by the exons ATGGCAAGCAATACAGCCACAAGGTGGGGTCTGTGCAGCTGTGGGTtcgaagtgggggagggggatttccaTCACCATCTCCCCTCCGGTCAGCAG AAAGAGGAAGGGGAACGGCGCGTGACCTGGGAAAAGAACCTCAAGCTCGTTATGCTGCATAACCTCGAGCACTCACTGGGGCTGCATTCCTATGAGCTGGGCATGAACCACCTGGCAGACatg ACCAGCGAGGAAGTGGCTGCTTTGTTAACTGGAGTGAAAATTCCCCACCCACCTGACCGGAATTCCACCTACAAGCCGCGCCCTGGCAGCCAAGTGCCGGACTCAATGGACTGGAGGGACAAAGGATGTGTTACTGATGTGAAAAATCAG GGGCCCTGTGGCGCCTGCTGGGCTTTCAGTGCTGTCGGTGCCCTAGAAGCCCAGGTGAAACTGAAAACTGGAAACCTGGTGTCTCTCAGTGCACAGAACCTAGTCGACTGTACCAGTATGTACGGGAACCAGGGCTGCAGCGGTGGATTTATGACCCAAGCCTTCCAGTACATCATTGATAATGGCGGCATTGATTCGGACGCTTCCTATCCGTACACAGCTCAG AACGGAACGTGTCACTATAACCCTGCCACGCGAGCCGCCACCTGCTCCAAGTTCGTTGAGCTCCCGTATGCCGATGAAGCAGCCCTGAAGGATGCCATAGCCAATATCGGACCTGTGTCTGTCATCATAGATGCGAAACAGCCTTCGTTTTTCCTGTACAGATCAG GAGTCTACGATGATCCACGATGCACTCTCGAGACGAATCATGCGGTTCTGGTTATCGGCTATGGCACCCTGGATGGGAAGGACTTTTGGCTTGTGAAAAACAG CTGGGGTGTAAAGTTCGGTGACAAAGGGTACATTCGAATGTCCAGGAACAAAAGAAACCAGTGTGGGATTGCCAGTTATGGCTCTTATCCACAAATATAG
- the LOC102947924 gene encoding cathepsin S-like isoform X1 translates to MKLLLCIFLASLASAATAHLHSDPTLDNHWELWKKTYGKQYSHKKEEGERRVTWEKNLKLVMLHNLEHSLGLHSYELGMNHLADMTSEEVAALLTGVKIPHPPDRNSTYKPRPGSQVPDSMDWRDKGCVTDVKNQGPCGACWAFSAVGALEAQVKLKTGNLVSLSAQNLVDCTSMYGNQGCSGGFMTQAFQYIIDNGGIDSDASYPYTAQNGTCHYNPATRAATCSKFVELPYADEAALKDAIANIGPVSVIIDAKQPSFFLYRSGVYDDPRCTLETNHAVLVIGYGTLDGKDFWLVKNSWGVKFGDKGYIRMSRNKRNQCGIASYGSYPQI, encoded by the exons ATGAAGCTGTTGCTTTGTATCTTCCTGGCCTCTCTTGCTTCTGCTGCTACTGCACATCTACACTCAGACCCGACGCTGGACAACCACTGGGAGCTCTGGAAGAAAACCTATGGCAAGCAATACAGCCACAAG AAAGAGGAAGGGGAACGGCGCGTGACCTGGGAAAAGAACCTCAAGCTCGTTATGCTGCATAACCTCGAGCACTCACTGGGGCTGCATTCCTATGAGCTGGGCATGAACCACCTGGCAGACatg ACCAGCGAGGAAGTGGCTGCTTTGTTAACTGGAGTGAAAATTCCCCACCCACCTGACCGGAATTCCACCTACAAGCCGCGCCCTGGCAGCCAAGTGCCGGACTCAATGGACTGGAGGGACAAAGGATGTGTTACTGATGTGAAAAATCAG GGGCCCTGTGGCGCCTGCTGGGCTTTCAGTGCTGTCGGTGCCCTAGAAGCCCAGGTGAAACTGAAAACTGGAAACCTGGTGTCTCTCAGTGCACAGAACCTAGTCGACTGTACCAGTATGTACGGGAACCAGGGCTGCAGCGGTGGATTTATGACCCAAGCCTTCCAGTACATCATTGATAATGGCGGCATTGATTCGGACGCTTCCTATCCGTACACAGCTCAG AACGGAACGTGTCACTATAACCCTGCCACGCGAGCCGCCACCTGCTCCAAGTTCGTTGAGCTCCCGTATGCCGATGAAGCAGCCCTGAAGGATGCCATAGCCAATATCGGACCTGTGTCTGTCATCATAGATGCGAAACAGCCTTCGTTTTTCCTGTACAGATCAG GAGTCTACGATGATCCACGATGCACTCTCGAGACGAATCATGCGGTTCTGGTTATCGGCTATGGCACCCTGGATGGGAAGGACTTTTGGCTTGTGAAAAACAG CTGGGGTGTAAAGTTCGGTGACAAAGGGTACATTCGAATGTCCAGGAACAAAAGAAACCAGTGTGGGATTGCCAGTTATGGCTCTTATCCACAAATATAG
- the LOC102947924 gene encoding cathepsin S-like isoform X3 has translation MLHNLEHSLGLHSYELGMNHLADMTSEEVAALLTGVKIPHPPDRNSTYKPRPGSQVPDSMDWRDKGCVTDVKNQGPCGACWAFSAVGALEAQVKLKTGNLVSLSAQNLVDCTSMYGNQGCSGGFMTQAFQYIIDNGGIDSDASYPYTAQNGTCHYNPATRAATCSKFVELPYADEAALKDAIANIGPVSVIIDAKQPSFFLYRSGVYDDPRCTLETNHAVLVIGYGTLDGKDFWLVKNSWGVKFGDKGYIRMSRNKRNQCGIASYGSYPQI, from the exons ATGCTGCATAACCTCGAGCACTCACTGGGGCTGCATTCCTATGAGCTGGGCATGAACCACCTGGCAGACatg ACCAGCGAGGAAGTGGCTGCTTTGTTAACTGGAGTGAAAATTCCCCACCCACCTGACCGGAATTCCACCTACAAGCCGCGCCCTGGCAGCCAAGTGCCGGACTCAATGGACTGGAGGGACAAAGGATGTGTTACTGATGTGAAAAATCAG GGGCCCTGTGGCGCCTGCTGGGCTTTCAGTGCTGTCGGTGCCCTAGAAGCCCAGGTGAAACTGAAAACTGGAAACCTGGTGTCTCTCAGTGCACAGAACCTAGTCGACTGTACCAGTATGTACGGGAACCAGGGCTGCAGCGGTGGATTTATGACCCAAGCCTTCCAGTACATCATTGATAATGGCGGCATTGATTCGGACGCTTCCTATCCGTACACAGCTCAG AACGGAACGTGTCACTATAACCCTGCCACGCGAGCCGCCACCTGCTCCAAGTTCGTTGAGCTCCCGTATGCCGATGAAGCAGCCCTGAAGGATGCCATAGCCAATATCGGACCTGTGTCTGTCATCATAGATGCGAAACAGCCTTCGTTTTTCCTGTACAGATCAG GAGTCTACGATGATCCACGATGCACTCTCGAGACGAATCATGCGGTTCTGGTTATCGGCTATGGCACCCTGGATGGGAAGGACTTTTGGCTTGTGAAAAACAG CTGGGGTGTAAAGTTCGGTGACAAAGGGTACATTCGAATGTCCAGGAACAAAAGAAACCAGTGTGGGATTGCCAGTTATGGCTCTTATCCACAAATATAG